Proteins encoded in a region of the Ziziphus jujuba cultivar Dongzao chromosome 3, ASM3175591v1 genome:
- the LOC107419617 gene encoding UDP-glycosyltransferase 79B9, with product MAKLHIAMYPWYSFGHMIPYVHLANELAARGHRISIFVSKKAHSKLQSHNLHPHLITFITITIPKVDGLPEGTETGHDVPMELNHLLCDAMLLTRQQVEEILTADKPNFVFHDLAFWIPQVTKKLGIKSVCFLVISATCMASGIKPFREVTDDKPLTEEELTTPPPGYPSATVVLTLDEIMSLLGASDFSGMTKLHEGFTTSMSDCDVLAIRSCTELEGKFCDYIQAHYKKPLLLTGHVLPEESESKLEQRWADWLQGFEPGSVLYCAFGSQYVLEKDQFQELVLGFELTGLPFFIALKPPVGCTNIEEALPEGLEERVKGRGVVHGGWVQQTLFLSHPSVGCFVSHCGFGSMWESLVSDKQIVLVPHLGDQIINTRLLSTDLKVAVEVKREKNRWFSKESLNEAIKSVMDKDSEVAILLKKNHLELREKLIKPGFSSGYVDRFVQSLEELAN from the coding sequence atggcgaaATTGCATATTGCAATGTACCCCTGGTATTCTTTCGGCCATATGATTCCTTATGTTCACCTTGCCAATGAGCTCGCAGCGAGAGGACACAGAATCTCCATCTTTGTTTCGAAAAAAGCTCATTCCAAGCTCCAATCTCATAATCTCCATCCCCACCTCATAACCTTCATCACCATAACTATTCCCAAAGTCGATGGCCTCCCTGAAGGTACAGAGACAGGCCACGACGTTCCGATGGAGTTGAACCATCTGTTATGCGATGCAATGCTTCTCACGCGTCAACAGGTCGAAGAAATCCTAACCGCCGACAAACCCAATTTCGTTTTCCACGATTTAGCATTTTGGATACCGCAAGTTACGAAGAAACTCGGGATTAAATCCGTTTGTTTCCTTGTCATCTCTGCAACATGCATGGCTTCGGGTATTAAACCTTTTCGAGAAGTTACAGACGACAAGCCGTTGACAGAGGAAGAGCTTACGACGCCACCACCTGGTTATCCATCGGCAACCGTCGTGCTTACTCTCGACGAAATTATGTCGTTGCTCGGTGCTTCGGATTTCAGTGGCATGACCAAATTGCACGAGGGGTTTACCACCTCCATGAGCGACTGTGATGTGCTTGCTATAAGATCCTGTACAGAACTCGAAGGTAAATTCTGCGACTACATACAAGCACATTACAAAAAACCATTGCTTTTGACAGGGCATGTTCTGCCGGAGGAATCCGAATCAAAATTAGAACAAAGGTGGGCTGATTGGCTCCAGGGATTCGAACCGGGTTCGGTTCTGTATTGCGCATTTGGAAGCCAATATGTACTCGAAAAGGACCAATTTCAGGAACTCGTGTTGGGATTCGAGCTGACCGGGTTGCCGTTTTTCATTGCCCTGAAACCGCCAGTCGGTTGCACAAATATCGAGGAGGCATTGCCGGAGGGGCTCGAAGAGAGAGTGAAAGGGAGAGGGGTGGTTCATGGTGGTTGGGTTCAGCAGACATTGTTTTTGAGCCACCCATCGGTCGGGTGCTTTGTGAGCCATTGTGGCTTTGGATCCATGTGGGAGTCCTTGGTGAGTGACAAGCAGATTGTGCTGGTTCCGCACTTGGGTGATCAGATTATTAACACCAGGTTGCTTTCTACAGATCTGAAAGTTGCGGTGGAAgtgaagagggaaaaaaataggTGGTTCTCTAAGGAAAGCTTGAACGAAGCCATAAAATCTGTGATGGATAAGGATAGTGAGGTTGCCATTTTGTTGAAGAAAAATCATTTAGAGCTGAGGGAAAAATTGATTAAACCAGGTTTCTCAAGTGGGTATGTTGATAGATTTGTCCAGAGTTTGGAAGAGCTTGCGAACTGA
- the LOC112492329 gene encoding pentatricopeptide repeat-containing protein At1g08070, chloroplastic: MRNLNISIIALLESHHKNRRNFLQILSSAIVSGHFSADPFVSSKLLLHSLSDADDDDDEAALAFSKALFFHIQNPNIFAWNFMFKAYSRSSSPQESLSLYNLMRRRDSPLFPDNYSFPFLLKACGRCLFPQKGQELHCLSFKLGFELDVFVQNGLVSMYSLCGLMEEARRVFNLLPVFVRDVVSWNSVLSGYLQCERNEEALKVFVEMMEDGSVRPDQVTFVGVLTACARIGFLDLGRKIHGLVLGSGLLLDVFLGSSLIDMYAKCGKMEDARKVFDGISERNVVCWTSMIVGYAQSDSFKEAVELFREMQLRGVEADAATVASVISACGNLGALSHGRWVHSYSERWGALMTLSVKNSLIDMYSKCGDMERALQIFSELTNRDVISWTAMITGLAMNGESSRALHLFSQMAKSRDAMPNEVTFLGVLLACTHGGFVELGFVYFNAMSQSYKLTPRIEHYGCMVDLLGRANLLTEAEKFIREMPIQPDTVIWRSLLFACKTHQNMELAEFAAKKIEELEPRRSGMHILLSNIYASASRWKDVNKLRRDMALQGTQKQPGCSFIELEGLVHEFFAADCSHCQIDSIYKTVDGINKVIRFETLDFDILNCQQ; encoded by the coding sequence ATGCGCAACCTCAACATATCCATTATCGCATTGCTTGAATCCCACCACAAAAATCGCCGCAATTTCCTTCAGATTCTCAGTTCTGCCATTGTTTCCGGCCACTTCTCCGCCGACCCTTTTGTGTCCAGCAAACTCCTCCTTCACTCTCTATCCGAcgccgatgatgatgatgatgaagctgCTCTCGCATTCTCTAAGGCCCTTTTCTTTCACATACAGAACCCAAATATCTTCGCCTGGAATTTCATGTTCAAGGCCTATTCTCGGAGCTCTTCACCTCAAGAATCGCTCTCTCTTTACAATCTCATGCGACGCCGCGATTCTCCTTTGTTTCCCGACAACTATTCTTTCCCTTTCCTACTCAAAGCTTGTGGGCGTTGCTTGTTTCCTCAAAAGGGTCAAGAGCTTCATTGCTTGAGCTTCAAACTTGGATTTGAGCTCGATGTCTTCGTTCAGAATGGGCTCGTTTCCATGTACTCTCTGTGTGGTCTCATGGAGGAAGCTCGGAGAGTTTTCAATTTGCTTCCGGTTTTTGTTCGCGACGTGGTGTCTTGGAATAGCGTCCTTTCTGGGTATTTACAGTGCGAGCGCAATGAGGAGGCCTTGAAGGTGTTTGTGGAAATGATGGAAGATGGTTCGGTGCGGCCTGATCAGGTGACTTTTGTGGGTGTTCTGACTGCTTGTGCTAGGATTGGATTTCTTGATTTAGGGAGGAAAATCCATGGATTAGTTTTAGGAAGCGGACTGCTATTGGATGTCTTCTTGGGTTCATCTTTGATCGATATGTATGCTAAGTGCGGGAAGATGGAGGATGCAAGAAAAGTGTTCGACGGTATTTCTGAGAGAAATGTGGTCTGTTGGACTTCCATGATAGTGGGTTATGCTCAGTCAGATTCATTCAAGGAGGCGGTTGAATTGTTCAGAGAGATGCAATTACGTGGGGTTGAAGCAGATGCGGCAACAGTTGCTAGTGTTATATCGGCATGTGGGAATTTGGGGGCATTGAGCCATGGTAGGTGGGTGCATAGCTATTCTGAAAGGTGGGGGGCTTTGATGACCCTCTCAGTGAAGAATTCCTTGATTGATATGTACTCAAAATGTGGAGATATGGAAAGGGCACTTCAGATTTTCTCTGAATTGACTAACAGAGATGTTATTTCTTGGACTGCTATGATTACTGGTCTAGCCATGAATGGGGAGTCCAGCAGGGCTTTGCACTTGTTTTCACAAATGGCAAAGTCGAGGGATGCCATGCCAAATGAGGTCACTTTTCTGGGAGTATTGTTGGCTTGTACCCATGGTGGATTTGTAGAACTGGGTTTTGTCTATTTCAATGCCATGTCTCAAAGTTATAAGCTCACTCCTCGCATAGAACACTATGGTTGTATGGTTGATCTTCTTGGCCGTGCCAATCTTTTAACTGAGGCTGAAAAGTTTATCAGGGAAATGCCAATTCAACCTGACACGGTTATATGGCGATCCCTGCTCTTTGCATGTAAGACGCACCAAAATATGGAATTGGCAGAGTTTGCTGCGAAGAAAATTGAGGAATTGGAACCGAGGAGATCGGGGATGCATATTTTGTTGTCAAATATCTATGCTTCAGCATCAAGGTGGAAAGATGTGAATAAGTTGAGAAGAGATATGGCTCTCCAGGGAACGCAGAAGCAACCTGGTTGCTCTTTTATAGAATTAGAGGGTCTTGTTCATGAATTCTTTGCTGCGGATTGTTCACATTGCCAGATTGATTCCATATATAAGACAGTTGATggaattaataaagttatacGATTTGAAACATTAGACTTTGATATCTTAAATTGTCAGCAATAG
- the LOC132799235 gene encoding uncharacterized protein LOC132799235 isoform X1: protein MDGRKLVVIQSFCWGFMFIFFMYMYVAWQRRNERGVRNRITRNTELRTSFIDSLLDNDVTCISQLRMDRRTFVILCRLLRQDGYVKRDGTVTLEEQVCIFLHIIAHHTKNRTIISRFYRSGETISRYFNSVLNGVLRLHSILLRHPEPVSDNCSDDRWKMFKNCLGALDGTYIKVKVPEIDKPRYRTRKGEIATNVLGVCNPNMEFIFVLPGWEGSASDSRVLRDAISRPNGLKVPTGCYYLVDAGYTNGEGFLAPYRGTRYHLSEWRDGCAPINHQEYFNMKHASARNIIERCFGVLKMRWAILRSPSFYPITTQIKTITACCLIHNLIRREMTLDPGEVEYDRMENVDINEEEDIIGSIASSDRWTNWRDELANQMFAMEAGGSSNDNRWGESRRTWSRGEEEALLVLLDEAVASGQRCDTGAFKPGTLNMIERKLAEMCPNSGLRATPHIESKLKKWKKQYGIIYDMLNKSGFGWNDTLKCVEIDSDDAWKAYVQSNPSAKSWRDKPFPIYERLANIFGKDRATGHGAQTPIDLVNDINMEPDNDQFDDVGSPMSMNQTHSQLPTQSQLRGKRKAQSKDVDIVSGLNNVADKFIDKLATQLDKLEKSDINYPQYLAMELDRLGFPITDNLKISKAMRSDPSNVEVFKIIKTDAQKIEFARGFLDN, encoded by the exons aTGGATGGAAGAAAATTAGTTGTGATCCAATCTTTTTGTTGGGGCTTTATGTTTATCTtctttatgtacatgtatgtagcGTGGCAAAGGAGAAATGAAAGAGGTGTTAGGAATAGAATAACTAGGAATACCGAATTGCGTACATCTTTTATAGATAGTTTGTTGGACAATGATGTCACTTGTATTAGTCAATTgaggatggataggagaacatttgttattttatgtcgGTTATTACGCCAGGATGGATATGTGAAAAGAGATGGTACCgttacattggaagagcaagtgtgcatatttttgcacataattgctcatcatacaaAAAATCGTACAATTATCAGTCGATTCTATAGATCAGGGGAGACaattagtagatatttcaattcagtaTTGAATGGGGTGTTGCGCTTACATTCCATTTTGTTGAGGCATCCTGAACCTGTGTCGGATAATTGCtcggatgatagatggaaaatgtttaag aattgtttgggagcattagatggaacttatattaaggtgaaagtacctgaaatcgataagccaagatatcgaacaagaaagggtgagatagcaacaaatgtcttaggtgtatgtaacccgaatatggaatttatatttgtattaccggGTTGGGAAGGCTCCGCTTCAGATTCCAGAGTACTTCGAGATGCAATAAGTAGGCCAAATGGACTAAAAGTACCAACCG gttgttattacttagtggatgctggttacacaaatggtgaaggatttcttgcaccatataggggaacaagatatcacctttccgaatggagagatggttgtgcacccataaatcatcaagagtatttcaacatgaagcatgcatcagctaggaatatcatagaaagatgctttggggttcttaaaatgcgatgggcaattttaagaagtccatctttCTACCCAATTACAACACAAATCAAAACCATTACTGCATGTTGTCTGATACATAATCtgattagaagagaaatgacaCTCGATCCTGGAGAAGTTGAATATGATAGGATGGAAAATGTAgacattaatgaagaggaggacATTATAGGATCAATTGCTTCCTCAGATCGATGGACGAATTGGAGAGATGAGTTAGCTAATCAAATGTTTG CAATGGAAGCTGGAGGTAGCAGCAATGATAATAGGTGGGGTGAATCTAGGCGTACATGGAGTAGAGGTGAGGAAGAAGCTTTGCTGGTTCTTTTAGATGAagctgtagctagtgggcaacgtTGTGACACGGGAGCATTTAAACCTGGTACACTTAATATGATTGAGCGGAAACTGGCTGAAATGTGTCCTAACTCGGGATTGCGAGcaactccacatattgaatCAAAGCtaaaaaagtggaagaagcaatacGGCATCATATACGACATGCTgaacaaaagtggatttggatggaatgacactcttaaatgtgtggagATTGACAGTGACGATGCTTggaaagcatatgtgcag agtaatccaAGTGCAAAAAGTTGGAGAGATAAACCTTTTCCGATATATGAGaggcttgctaatatttttgggaaagatcgggcaacaggacatggagcacaaactccaattgatttagttaatgatataaatatggagCCTGACAATGACCAATTTGATGATGTGGGTTCTCCAATGTCTATGAATCAAACACATAGTCAACTGCCTACACAATCCCAATTAAGAGGTAAGAGGAAAGCTCAATCGAAGGATGTTGACATCGTTAGCGGGTTAAACAATGTAGCAGATAAGTTTATTGATAAATTGGCTACACAGTTAGACAAGTTGGAGAAGTCTGATATCAACtatccacaatacttagctatggagcttgacagGCTAGGATTCCCTATTACtgacaatctcaaaatctctaaggcaatgagatcgGATCCATCGAACGTTGAGGTTTTCAAGATTATTAAAACCGATGCGcagaagattgaatttgctcgtggatttttggataactaa
- the LOC132799235 gene encoding uncharacterized protein LOC132799235 isoform X2, translated as MDGRKLVVIQSFCWGFMFIFFMYMYVAWQRRNERGVRNRITRNTELRTSFIDSLLDNDVTCISQLRMDRRTFVILCRLLRQDGYVKRDGTVTLEEQVCIFLHIIAHHTKNRTIISRFYRSGETISRYFNSVLNGVLRLHSILLRHPEPVSDNCSDDRWKMFKNCLGALDGTYIKVKVPEIDKPRYRTRKGEIATNVLGVCNPNMEFIFVLPGWEGSASDSRVLRDAISRPNGLKVPTAMEAGGSSNDNRWGESRRTWSRGEEEALLVLLDEAVASGQRCDTGAFKPGTLNMIERKLAEMCPNSGLRATPHIESKLKKWKKQYGIIYDMLNKSGFGWNDTLKCVEIDSDDAWKAYVQSNPSAKSWRDKPFPIYERLANIFGKDRATGHGAQTPIDLVNDINMEPDNDQFDDVGSPMSMNQTHSQLPTQSQLRGKRKAQSKDVDIVSGLNNVADKFIDKLATQLDKLEKSDINYPQYLAMELDRLGFPITDNLKISKAMRSDPSNVEVFKIIKTDAQKIEFARGFLDN; from the exons aTGGATGGAAGAAAATTAGTTGTGATCCAATCTTTTTGTTGGGGCTTTATGTTTATCTtctttatgtacatgtatgtagcGTGGCAAAGGAGAAATGAAAGAGGTGTTAGGAATAGAATAACTAGGAATACCGAATTGCGTACATCTTTTATAGATAGTTTGTTGGACAATGATGTCACTTGTATTAGTCAATTgaggatggataggagaacatttgttattttatgtcgGTTATTACGCCAGGATGGATATGTGAAAAGAGATGGTACCgttacattggaagagcaagtgtgcatatttttgcacataattgctcatcatacaaAAAATCGTACAATTATCAGTCGATTCTATAGATCAGGGGAGACaattagtagatatttcaattcagtaTTGAATGGGGTGTTGCGCTTACATTCCATTTTGTTGAGGCATCCTGAACCTGTGTCGGATAATTGCtcggatgatagatggaaaatgtttaag aattgtttgggagcattagatggaacttatattaaggtgaaagtacctgaaatcgataagccaagatatcgaacaagaaagggtgagatagcaacaaatgtcttaggtgtatgtaacccgaatatggaatttatatttgtattaccggGTTGGGAAGGCTCCGCTTCAGATTCCAGAGTACTTCGAGATGCAATAAGTAGGCCAAATGGACTAAAAGTACCAACCG CAATGGAAGCTGGAGGTAGCAGCAATGATAATAGGTGGGGTGAATCTAGGCGTACATGGAGTAGAGGTGAGGAAGAAGCTTTGCTGGTTCTTTTAGATGAagctgtagctagtgggcaacgtTGTGACACGGGAGCATTTAAACCTGGTACACTTAATATGATTGAGCGGAAACTGGCTGAAATGTGTCCTAACTCGGGATTGCGAGcaactccacatattgaatCAAAGCtaaaaaagtggaagaagcaatacGGCATCATATACGACATGCTgaacaaaagtggatttggatggaatgacactcttaaatgtgtggagATTGACAGTGACGATGCTTggaaagcatatgtgcag agtaatccaAGTGCAAAAAGTTGGAGAGATAAACCTTTTCCGATATATGAGaggcttgctaatatttttgggaaagatcgggcaacaggacatggagcacaaactccaattgatttagttaatgatataaatatggagCCTGACAATGACCAATTTGATGATGTGGGTTCTCCAATGTCTATGAATCAAACACATAGTCAACTGCCTACACAATCCCAATTAAGAGGTAAGAGGAAAGCTCAATCGAAGGATGTTGACATCGTTAGCGGGTTAAACAATGTAGCAGATAAGTTTATTGATAAATTGGCTACACAGTTAGACAAGTTGGAGAAGTCTGATATCAACtatccacaatacttagctatggagcttgacagGCTAGGATTCCCTATTACtgacaatctcaaaatctctaaggcaatgagatcgGATCCATCGAACGTTGAGGTTTTCAAGATTATTAAAACCGATGCGcagaagattgaatttgctcgtggatttttggataactaa